From Scatophagus argus isolate fScaArg1 chromosome 10, fScaArg1.pri, whole genome shotgun sequence, a single genomic window includes:
- the nkx6.2 gene encoding homeobox protein Nkx-6.2, with the protein MLAVGQMEANRQSAFVLGSTPLAALHNMTEMKTSLFPYALQQSPAGFKAPPLSNLNSQISMGTPHGISDILGRPITTAGQLLSGFPRINGLATTAAAAAAGMYFSPAVSRYPKPLAELPGRAPIFWPGVMQGSPWRDPRVPCPTQANMMMDKDGKKKHSRPTFSGQQIFALEKTFEQTKYLAGPERARLAYSLGMTESQVKVWFQNRRTKWRKRHAAEMATAKKKHDSETEKMKESSDNEEDDEYNKPLDPNSDDEKITRLLKKHKATNLALISPCSNSSDTL; encoded by the exons ATGTTAGCGGTCGGGCAGATGGAGGCTAACCGGCAGAGTGCATTCGTCCTGGGCAGCACCCCGCTGGCGGCTTTACACAACATGACCGAGATGAAGACGTCTCTGTTCCCGTATGCGCTGCAGCAGAGCCCGGCGGGCTTCAAGGCGCCCCCGCTCTCCAATCTCAACTCCCAGATATCCATGGGGACCCCGCACGGAATAAGCGACATCCTGGGGAGACCCATCACCACGGCCGGACAGCTGCTCTCCGGGTTCCCTCGGATAAACGGTCTGGCTACCACCGCAGCCGCCGCAGCAGCGGGGATGTACTTCAGCCCGGCGGTGTCGCGGTACCCGAAGCCCTTAGCCGAGCTGCCGGGAAGGGCGCCCATCTTCTGGCCCGGAGTGAtgcagggttcaccctggagGGACCCGCGTGTTCCCTGTCCTA CTCAAGCGAACATGATGATGGACAAGGACGGCAAGAAGAAACACTCCAGACCGACTTTTTCAGGACAGCAAATTTTTGCACTGGAAAAAACTTTCGAGCAGACGAAGTACCTGGCCGGGCCAGAGAGAGCCCGCCTGGCTTACTCTTTAGGAATGACGGAGAGCCAAGTCAAG GTTTGGTTTCAGAACAGAAGAACCAAATGGCGGAAGAGACACGCAGCAGAAATGGCCACGGCCAAGAAAAAGCACGACTCGGAGACCgagaagatgaaggagagcTCGGATAACGAGGAGGACGACGAGTACAACAAACCTCTGGACCCAAATTCAGACGACGAGAAAATCACGAGACTGTTGAAAAAGCACAAGGCCACCAACCTGGCGCTGATCAGCCCCTGCAGTAACAGCTCGGACACCTTGTGA